A genomic segment from Burkholderia plantarii encodes:
- a CDS encoding DUF4148 domain-containing protein — MKSCWKAACVAAAFVIPAISLAQGSGAPSRAQVRADLVRYERAGFNPARQNPSRRVDDLQAASVRVQAEDGVATASNTDAQAATVKN, encoded by the coding sequence ATGAAGTCGTGCTGGAAGGCCGCCTGTGTCGCGGCCGCTTTCGTCATCCCCGCGATCTCCCTCGCGCAGGGCAGCGGCGCGCCGAGCCGCGCCCAGGTGCGGGCCGACCTGGTCCGCTACGAGCGCGCCGGCTTCAATCCGGCCCGCCAGAACCCGTCGCGCCGGGTGGACGACCTGCAGGCCGCGTCGGTGCGCGTGCAGGCCGAAGACGGCGTGGCCACCGCGAGCAACACCGACGCGCAGGCCGCCACCGTGAAGAATTGA
- a CDS encoding (2Fe-2S)-binding protein yields the protein MTTLNINGVTHSVDAPDDMPLLWVLRDLVGLTGTKFGCGIAQCGACTVHLDGEAARSCVLPVAAVAGRKITTIEAVGMTPVGAKVQQAWRKLDVVQCGYCQSGQVMAAASLLASNPHPNDADIDAAMAGNICRCGTYNRIRAAIKLAAREA from the coding sequence ATGACCACGTTGAACATCAATGGCGTGACGCACAGCGTCGACGCGCCCGACGACATGCCCCTGCTCTGGGTGCTGCGCGACCTCGTCGGCCTGACCGGTACGAAATTCGGCTGCGGCATCGCCCAGTGCGGCGCCTGCACCGTTCACCTGGACGGCGAGGCCGCGCGCTCGTGCGTGCTGCCGGTGGCCGCCGTGGCCGGCCGCAAGATCACCACGATCGAGGCGGTCGGCATGACGCCGGTGGGCGCGAAGGTCCAGCAGGCGTGGCGCAAGCTCGACGTGGTGCAGTGCGGCTACTGCCAGTCGGGACAAGTGATGGCGGCCGCGTCGCTGCTGGCCTCGAACCCGCACCCGAACGACGCCGACATCGACGCGGCGATGGCGGGCAACATCTGCCGCTGCGGCACCTACAACCGGATTCGCGCGGCGATCAAGCTGGCCGCGCGGGAGGCCTGA
- a CDS encoding efflux RND transporter periplasmic adaptor subunit — translation MRVERVSYRILPVAAAAALLAACGKQDAAPPPPAPEVGVVTVQPQAVPVITELPGRTNAFLMAQVRARVDGIVLRREFTEGSDVKAGQRLYKIDPAPYLATLNSAKATLAKAQANLVSTNAQAARYKVLVAANAVSKQDYDNAVASAGQAAADVASGKAAVDTAQINLGYTDVLSPISGRVGISQVTPGAYVQASAATLMSTVQQLDPMYVDLTQSSLDGLKLRQDIQSGRVKTAGPNAAKVSLILEDGRTYSTEGKLQFTDVTVDQTTGSVTIRAIFPNPNRVLLPGMFVRARIEEGVNDNAFLVPQIGVQHDPKGQPTALVVGQDNKVATHVLKTTGTYGQDWIVEGGLQAGDRVIVQGVAKVQPGMTVKPVAAQLPADPNAASDAGAAQAPAGAASGASGAAASASGASAAK, via the coding sequence ATGCGCGTCGAACGGGTTTCTTATCGCATTCTTCCTGTCGCGGCAGCCGCCGCGCTGCTCGCCGCCTGCGGAAAGCAGGACGCGGCGCCGCCCCCCCCGGCGCCCGAAGTCGGTGTCGTGACGGTCCAGCCGCAAGCGGTGCCGGTCATCACCGAACTGCCGGGACGCACCAACGCGTTCCTGATGGCCCAGGTCCGGGCGCGCGTCGACGGCATCGTGCTGCGTCGCGAATTCACCGAAGGCTCCGACGTGAAGGCCGGCCAGCGCCTCTACAAGATCGACCCGGCGCCGTACCTCGCCACGCTCAACAGTGCCAAAGCCACGCTCGCGAAGGCTCAGGCGAACCTCGTCTCGACCAACGCGCAGGCCGCGCGCTACAAGGTGCTGGTGGCCGCCAACGCGGTCAGCAAGCAGGACTACGACAACGCCGTGGCCTCGGCCGGCCAGGCCGCGGCCGACGTCGCGTCGGGCAAGGCGGCCGTGGACACCGCGCAGATCAACCTCGGCTACACCGACGTGCTCTCGCCGATCTCGGGCCGCGTCGGGATCTCGCAGGTCACGCCGGGCGCCTACGTGCAGGCCAGCGCGGCGACGCTGATGTCGACCGTGCAGCAGCTCGACCCGATGTACGTGGATCTCACGCAATCGAGCCTCGACGGCCTGAAGCTGCGCCAGGACATCCAGAGCGGGCGCGTGAAGACGGCCGGCCCGAACGCGGCGAAGGTGTCGCTGATCCTCGAGGACGGCCGCACCTACTCGACCGAGGGCAAGCTGCAGTTCACCGACGTGACGGTGGACCAGACCACCGGCTCGGTGACGATCCGCGCGATCTTCCCGAATCCGAACCGCGTGCTGCTGCCGGGCATGTTCGTGCGCGCGCGCATCGAGGAAGGCGTCAACGACAACGCGTTCCTGGTGCCGCAGATCGGCGTGCAGCACGACCCGAAGGGCCAGCCGACCGCGCTGGTGGTGGGCCAGGACAACAAGGTCGCCACCCATGTGCTGAAGACCACCGGCACCTACGGCCAGGACTGGATCGTCGAGGGCGGGCTGCAGGCGGGCGACCGCGTGATCGTGCAGGGCGTGGCGAAGGTGCAGCCGGGCATGACGGTCAAGCCGGTGGCCGCGCAGCTGCCGGCCGATCCGAACGCCGCTTCCGACGCCGGCGCCGCGCAGGCACCGGCCGGCGCCGCATCGGGCGCATCGGGCGCGGCTGCATCCGCGTCGGGCGCATCCGCCGCGAAGTAA
- a CDS encoding PQQ-dependent sugar dehydrogenase produces MNKRIGAATALAFAVALLFGACSEKARYDPEHQAGANPPLPGAQNFIVPPIQVPKGVGWQDGQTPKVAAGLAIEKIAGGLEHPRQVYVLPNQDILVVEANSPKTEPVTTPKQLIAGMVTSRAGKGAPGGNRITLLRRKAGGGWDKYLFIDKLHSPFGVQLIGDTLYVADTDALLKFPYTTGQTKIAAPGVELADLPSTINHHWTKSLLASPDGKKLYVGVGSNSNVGENGLDVEYRRAVVLEVDVASGASRVFASGIRNPTGLQWEPKTGKLWAVANERDEIGADLVPDYLTSVQEGGFYGWPYSYYGQHVDSRVMPQRPDLVAKAVSPDYAIGSHVAPLGLWFYTGNNLPAEYRGGAFIGEHGSWDRSPLSGYAVVYVPFENGKPTGAPKPVVTGFVSDDEKQLHGAPVGITQDGDGGLIIADDVGDSVWRVTKAR; encoded by the coding sequence ATGAATAAGCGCATCGGAGCCGCCACCGCCCTCGCGTTCGCCGTTGCGTTGCTGTTCGGCGCTTGCAGCGAGAAGGCCAGATACGATCCCGAGCATCAAGCCGGCGCGAACCCGCCCCTGCCGGGCGCGCAAAACTTCATCGTGCCGCCGATCCAGGTGCCGAAGGGCGTCGGCTGGCAGGACGGTCAGACGCCGAAGGTGGCGGCCGGGCTCGCCATCGAGAAGATCGCGGGCGGCCTCGAGCATCCGCGGCAGGTCTACGTGCTGCCGAACCAGGACATCCTGGTGGTCGAGGCGAACAGCCCGAAAACGGAGCCCGTGACCACGCCGAAGCAGCTGATCGCCGGCATGGTGACCAGCCGCGCCGGCAAGGGCGCGCCGGGCGGCAACCGGATCACGCTGCTGCGCCGCAAGGCCGGCGGCGGATGGGACAAGTACCTGTTCATCGACAAGCTGCATTCGCCGTTCGGCGTGCAACTGATCGGCGACACGCTCTACGTCGCCGATACCGATGCGCTGCTGAAATTCCCGTACACGACGGGCCAGACGAAGATCGCCGCGCCCGGCGTCGAGCTGGCCGACCTGCCGAGCACCATCAACCATCACTGGACCAAGTCGCTGCTGGCGAGCCCTGACGGCAAGAAGCTCTATGTCGGCGTCGGCTCGAACAGCAACGTCGGGGAAAACGGTCTCGACGTGGAATACCGGCGCGCGGTCGTGCTCGAGGTCGACGTGGCCAGCGGCGCGAGCCGCGTGTTCGCCTCGGGCATCCGCAATCCGACCGGGCTGCAGTGGGAGCCGAAGACGGGCAAGCTCTGGGCCGTTGCGAACGAGCGCGACGAAATCGGCGCCGACCTGGTGCCGGACTATCTGACGTCGGTGCAGGAAGGCGGCTTCTATGGCTGGCCGTACAGCTATTACGGACAGCACGTCGATTCACGCGTGATGCCGCAGCGGCCGGATCTGGTGGCGAAGGCGGTCAGCCCCGACTACGCGATCGGCTCGCACGTCGCACCGCTCGGCCTGTGGTTCTATACCGGCAACAACCTGCCGGCCGAGTATCGCGGCGGCGCCTTCATCGGCGAGCACGGTAGCTGGGACCGGTCGCCATTGAGCGGCTATGCGGTGGTCTACGTGCCGTTCGAGAACGGCAAGCCGACCGGCGCGCCGAAACCGGTGGTGACAGGCTTCGTCTCCGACGATGAAAAGCAGCTGCATGGTGCCCCGGTCGGGATCACGCAGGATGGCGATGGCGGCTTGATCATCGCCGACGACGTGGGCGATTCGGTGTGGCGGGTGACGAAGGCGCGCTAG
- a CDS encoding LysR family transcriptional regulator, which produces MARDNFSDLLAFLAVARERSFTKAATQLGVSQSALSHTIRGLEARLGVRLLTRTTRSVATTEAGERLMHVAAPRFDEIETELNALSELRDKPVGLIRITATDHPVNTILWPRLKPLLADYPGLKIEMSIDYNLSDIVAQRYDIGVRFGDQVANDMIAVRIGPDVRMMIAGSPDYLARHPAPKCPQDLLDHACINLRLPTRGSLYAWELKKGRHDLLVRVDGQLIFNSTPQMLAAALEGFGLTYLPEDELMPHVRAGNLKCVLKEWSATFPGYHAYYPSRRQSSRALSLVIDALKHRD; this is translated from the coding sequence ATGGCACGCGACAATTTCAGCGATCTTCTGGCCTTTCTCGCGGTCGCGCGCGAACGCAGCTTCACCAAGGCCGCCACCCAGCTCGGCGTATCGCAATCGGCGCTGAGCCACACGATACGCGGGCTCGAGGCGCGGCTCGGCGTGCGGCTGCTGACGCGCACCACGCGCAGCGTCGCCACCACCGAGGCCGGCGAACGGCTGATGCACGTGGCGGCGCCGCGCTTCGACGAGATCGAAACCGAGCTGAACGCGCTGTCCGAACTGCGCGACAAGCCGGTCGGCCTGATCCGCATCACCGCCACCGACCATCCGGTCAACACGATCCTGTGGCCGCGCCTGAAGCCGCTGCTGGCCGACTATCCCGGCCTCAAGATCGAGATGTCGATCGACTACAACCTGTCCGACATCGTCGCGCAGCGCTACGACATCGGCGTGCGTTTCGGCGATCAGGTCGCCAACGACATGATCGCGGTGCGGATCGGCCCCGACGTGCGGATGATGATCGCCGGCTCGCCCGATTACCTCGCGCGCCATCCGGCGCCGAAGTGTCCGCAGGACCTGCTCGACCATGCCTGCATCAACCTGCGGCTGCCCACGCGCGGCAGCCTCTACGCGTGGGAGCTGAAGAAAGGCAGGCACGACCTGCTGGTGCGCGTGGACGGACAGCTGATCTTCAACAGCACGCCGCAGATGCTGGCCGCCGCGCTGGAGGGCTTCGGGCTCACCTATCTGCCCGAGGACGAGCTGATGCCGCACGTGCGGGCCGGCAACCTGAAGTGCGTGCTGAAGGAATGGAGCGCGACGTTCCCCGGCTATCACGCCTACTACCCGAGCCGCCGGCAGTCGTCGCGCGCGCTGTCGCTCGTGATCGACGCGCTGAAGCATCGCGACTGA
- a CDS encoding DUF2231 domain-containing protein — protein MTPYRPRYRSRLATAIFDLLNPIPYGLFVGTLIFDILYANTADILWAKGAAWQVSIGLVIAIVPRLLNLGHVWLPSRHPVLRVERLDFWLNLVGIIAAIANAFVHSRDAYAIVPENVILSVITVVLLGLAQLTLALGKFAVQEVGHE, from the coding sequence ATGACGCCCTATCGCCCGAGATATCGATCGCGGCTGGCCACCGCGATCTTCGATCTGCTCAATCCGATCCCGTATGGCCTGTTCGTCGGCACCCTGATCTTCGACATCCTCTACGCCAACACCGCGGACATCCTGTGGGCCAAGGGCGCCGCGTGGCAGGTCAGCATCGGGCTCGTCATCGCGATCGTTCCGCGCCTGCTCAATCTCGGCCACGTCTGGCTGCCGTCGCGCCACCCCGTGCTGCGCGTCGAGCGCCTCGATTTCTGGCTGAATCTGGTGGGCATCATCGCCGCGATCGCCAACGCGTTCGTCCACAGCCGCGATGCCTATGCGATCGTGCCCGAGAACGTGATCCTGTCGGTCATCACGGTCGTGCTGCTCGGTCTCGCGCAGCTCACGCTTGCCCTCGGCAAGTTCGCGGTGCAGGAGGTCGGCCATGAATAA
- a CDS encoding cytochrome c: MRETAMTIPNRLRRAFGAAALACAAFTAPGAHAAVADGSNDAALVARGEYLARAGDCIACHTAPKGKPFAGGLKMSTPMGAIYTTNITPDAATGIGGYSEADFARALREGVAKDGHNLYPAMPYPSYAKVSDDDVRAMYAYFMHGVAPVAQANRDSEIRWPLDMRWPLKLWNLVFLDTTRYQARADHDPVWNRGAYLVQGLGHCGACHTPRGVGFQEKALDERGSAFLTGGLLDNWFASNLTGEANTGLGRWSEADVAQFLKTGANAHASAFGAMTDAINHSTQYLSGDDLSAIARYLKSLPAAGGTGAPPYRYDPQRTMAALKHPAGDPGAAVYAAYCMHCHGTDGRAFAPLLAPLAGNPNLLEANPASLINVTLNGTADLVIAGVPAAYPMPKFADVLTDRQIADVLTFVRAGWNNGAPAVSADEVAKLRRATAAAR, from the coding sequence ATGAGGGAGACGGCGATGACGATTCCGAACCGGCTGCGCCGGGCATTCGGCGCGGCGGCACTGGCCTGCGCCGCGTTCACGGCGCCGGGCGCCCACGCGGCGGTGGCCGACGGCAGCAACGACGCGGCGCTGGTCGCGCGCGGCGAATACCTGGCGCGCGCGGGCGACTGCATCGCCTGCCACACGGCGCCGAAGGGCAAGCCGTTCGCGGGCGGGCTGAAGATGTCCACGCCGATGGGCGCGATCTACACGACCAACATCACGCCCGACGCGGCCACCGGCATCGGCGGCTACAGCGAGGCCGACTTCGCGCGCGCGCTGCGCGAGGGCGTGGCGAAGGACGGCCACAACCTCTATCCGGCGATGCCGTACCCGTCGTATGCGAAGGTCAGCGACGACGACGTGCGCGCGATGTACGCCTACTTCATGCACGGCGTGGCGCCGGTCGCGCAGGCCAACCGCGACAGCGAGATTCGCTGGCCGCTCGACATGCGCTGGCCGCTCAAGCTCTGGAACCTGGTGTTCCTCGACACCACGCGCTACCAGGCCAGGGCCGACCACGATCCGGTCTGGAATCGCGGCGCCTACCTCGTGCAGGGGCTCGGCCATTGCGGCGCGTGCCACACGCCGCGCGGCGTCGGCTTCCAGGAGAAGGCGCTCGACGAGCGCGGCAGCGCGTTCCTGACCGGCGGCCTGCTCGACAACTGGTTCGCCTCGAACCTGACCGGCGAGGCCAATACCGGGCTCGGCCGCTGGAGCGAGGCCGACGTCGCGCAGTTCCTGAAGACCGGCGCGAACGCGCATGCCAGCGCGTTCGGCGCGATGACGGACGCGATCAACCACAGCACGCAGTACCTGAGCGGCGACGACCTGAGCGCGATCGCGCGCTACCTGAAATCGCTGCCGGCCGCGGGCGGCACCGGCGCGCCGCCGTATCGCTACGATCCGCAGCGCACCATGGCCGCGCTGAAGCATCCGGCGGGCGATCCGGGCGCGGCCGTCTACGCCGCGTACTGCATGCACTGCCACGGCACCGACGGCCGCGCGTTCGCGCCGCTGCTCGCGCCGCTCGCCGGCAATCCGAACCTGCTGGAGGCGAACCCGGCGTCGCTGATCAACGTGACGCTGAACGGCACCGCCGATCTCGTGATCGCGGGCGTGCCGGCCGCCTATCCGATGCCGAAGTTCGCCGACGTGCTGACCGACCGCCAGATCGCCGACGTGCTGACCTTCGTGCGCGCGGGCTGGAACAACGGCGCGCCGGCGGTGAGCGCCGACGAGGTCGCGAAGCTGCGCCGCGCCACCGCGGCGGCCCGCTGA
- a CDS encoding XdhC family protein, with amino-acid sequence MDSVDLDVLRTSARWLAAGRRVLLATVVRTWGSSPRPVGALLALRDDGRAVGSVSGGCIEDDLIARVREAGIAHDARPETIRYGISADEAHRFGLPCGGTLELVLEPLNAASGIAALCEAIDAGRLVARTLTLATGAVALDHAVTAADGVTFDGASLRTVHGPRHRMLVIGAGQLSRYLCRIATGLDYQVTVCDPREEQVEAWDVPGTRLVRTMPDDTVLEMRLDARSCVIALTHDPKLDDLALMEALKTPAFYVGALGSRRNNAARRERLAEFDLDAAQLARLHGPAGLHIGSRTPPEIALSILAEVTAVKNGIAIPRTMNIAVAKTGESG; translated from the coding sequence ATGGACAGCGTCGATCTCGACGTGCTGCGCACCAGCGCGCGCTGGCTGGCGGCCGGCCGGCGCGTGCTGCTGGCCACCGTGGTGCGCACCTGGGGATCGTCGCCGCGGCCGGTGGGGGCGCTGCTCGCGCTGCGCGACGACGGGCGCGCGGTCGGCTCGGTGTCGGGCGGCTGCATCGAGGACGACCTGATCGCGCGCGTGCGCGAGGCCGGCATCGCGCACGACGCGCGTCCCGAGACGATCCGCTACGGGATCAGCGCGGACGAGGCGCACCGCTTCGGCCTGCCGTGCGGCGGCACGCTCGAACTCGTGCTCGAGCCGCTCAACGCCGCGAGCGGCATCGCGGCGCTGTGCGAGGCGATCGACGCGGGCCGGCTGGTGGCGCGCACGCTCACGCTTGCCACCGGCGCGGTGGCGCTCGATCACGCGGTGACGGCGGCCGACGGCGTGACGTTCGACGGCGCGAGCCTGCGCACCGTGCATGGCCCGCGCCACCGGATGCTGGTGATCGGCGCGGGGCAGCTGTCGCGCTACCTGTGCCGGATCGCGACCGGCCTCGACTATCAGGTGACGGTGTGCGACCCGCGCGAGGAGCAGGTCGAGGCCTGGGACGTGCCGGGCACGCGGCTGGTGCGCACCATGCCCGACGACACGGTGCTGGAGATGCGGCTCGACGCGCGCTCGTGCGTGATCGCGCTCACGCACGACCCGAAGCTCGACGACCTCGCGCTGATGGAAGCGCTGAAGACGCCCGCGTTCTACGTCGGCGCGCTCGGCTCGCGCCGCAACAACGCCGCGCGCCGCGAGCGGCTGGCCGAGTTCGATCTCGACGCGGCGCAGCTCGCGCGGCTGCACGGGCCGGCCGGGCTGCACATCGGCAGCCGCACGCCGCCCGAGATCGCGCTGTCGATCCTCGCCGAGGTCACGGCGGTCAAGAACGGCATCGCGATTCCACGCACCATGAACATCGCGGTCGCAAAGACCGGCGAATCGGGCTGA
- a CDS encoding LysR family transcriptional regulator, translated as MPTLENMRLFVKVVETGSFTKAAQSAFVATPQVSRAISSLETQLRVRLLNRTTRRVALTEAGERYLAHCRQILDLVDEAEAEASGAVRCASGRLRVHASAGFGRHYLVPRLSRYRECYPEVTIDLTLAQRMPDLVEEGFDLALVVANELDDSTLVAERIGTSHSVLCASPAYLARAGAPAAVADLDRHACLQLVVPNAPTGSWALEGPVSSATFTPARPWPFVVNIADAMADALRSGMGIGPLPVWTALDGLRDGTLARVLPGWRLRSHGIHALYPSRRHLEAKVRTFIDHLRSVVPPLLELETHALNRFTQSHAAPVTQPQPDLTDCDA; from the coding sequence ATGCCTACGCTCGAGAACATGCGCCTGTTCGTGAAGGTGGTCGAGACAGGCAGCTTCACGAAGGCCGCGCAGTCGGCCTTCGTTGCAACGCCACAGGTCTCGCGCGCGATCTCGTCCCTCGAAACGCAGCTGCGCGTGCGGCTGCTCAATCGCACCACGCGCCGCGTGGCGCTGACCGAAGCCGGCGAGCGTTACCTCGCCCACTGCCGGCAGATTCTCGATCTGGTCGATGAAGCCGAGGCGGAGGCCTCGGGCGCCGTGCGCTGCGCGTCGGGCCGCCTGCGCGTGCATGCGAGCGCGGGCTTCGGCCGCCACTATCTCGTGCCGCGTCTTTCGCGCTACCGCGAGTGCTATCCGGAAGTCACGATCGACCTCACGCTCGCACAGCGCATGCCCGATCTGGTCGAAGAAGGCTTCGATCTCGCGCTCGTCGTCGCCAACGAACTCGACGATTCGACGCTGGTCGCCGAGCGCATCGGCACCAGCCACAGCGTGCTGTGCGCGTCGCCCGCCTATCTGGCGCGCGCCGGCGCGCCGGCCGCGGTGGCGGACCTCGACCGTCACGCCTGCCTGCAGCTGGTGGTGCCGAACGCGCCGACCGGCAGCTGGGCGCTGGAAGGCCCGGTGTCGTCCGCCACCTTCACGCCCGCGCGACCCTGGCCGTTCGTCGTCAACATCGCCGACGCGATGGCCGACGCACTGCGCTCGGGCATGGGGATCGGCCCGCTGCCGGTGTGGACCGCGCTCGACGGGTTGCGCGACGGCACGCTCGCTCGCGTGCTGCCGGGCTGGCGGCTGCGCTCGCACGGCATCCACGCGCTCTATCCGTCGCGCCGGCATCTCGAGGCGAAGGTGCGTACCTTCATCGATCACCTGCGCAGCGTGGTGCCGCCGCTGCTCGAACTCGAAACGCATGCACTGAACCGCTTCACGCAATCCCACGCGGCGCCGGTTACGCAGCCGCAGCCGGACCTGACCGACTGCGACGCCTGA
- a CDS encoding xanthine dehydrogenase family protein molybdopterin-binding subunit produces the protein MSSGIIEASRAASAADGDAAGISRRRFLQAGFTLGAAAGGGLLLGFAVPASGGATRPSVIGGDAPDQAPAGLFAPNAFVRVDRSGQVTLVMPKVEMGQGVYTSIPMLIAEELEVPLDSVVLDHAPADAKHYGDPLLGGGQLTGGSTSIRYAWEPMRRAGATARTLLVAAAAQQWKVDPASCSAANGEVLHAPSGRRAGYGSLVDAAAKLPVPANVALKKPEAFTLIGKPVKRLDSPEKVDGTAQFGLDVRLPGMLYAAIVNSPVFGGTVASVDDSAAKRVPGVRQVVRVDNAVAVVGDHTWAAKRGAAALVITWHEGDGARVSMDDIVGDLARASERPGAVARNDGDVAKAFGSAGARIDSVYQQPFLAHATMEPVNCTVHVRGDGCEIWVGTQVPGFAVDAAKRVTGFDESRIVLHNHLLGGGFGRRLETDMIAQALKVGKQVGAPVKVVWTREEDIRHDMYRPYYYDRISAGVDANGKPVAWQHRIVGSSIMARFAPGAVKNGVDSDAVEVAADLPYEIPNQRVEYVRQEPRHVPTAFWRGVGPTRSAFVVESFIDELAVRAKADPVAYRRSLLGRTPRARNVLDVVTRESGWGQAVPAGHGRGVSVLHAFGSFFSMIVDVAVADGEVSVERVVCAVDCGMVVNPDTVEAQIQGGIVFGITAALYGEITIRDGRVEQSNFTDYRMLRINQTPKIDVHIVKSTEAPGGIGEPGTSAIAAAVANAIHAATGKRLYRLPVGDQLKTA, from the coding sequence ATGTCCTCGGGAATCATCGAAGCGAGCCGCGCCGCGAGCGCGGCCGACGGCGACGCGGCGGGCATCTCGCGGCGCCGCTTCCTGCAGGCCGGCTTCACGCTCGGCGCGGCGGCCGGCGGCGGCCTGCTGCTCGGTTTCGCGGTGCCGGCCTCGGGCGGGGCGACGCGCCCGTCCGTGATTGGCGGCGACGCACCCGACCAGGCGCCGGCCGGGCTGTTCGCGCCGAACGCGTTCGTGCGCGTCGATCGCTCGGGGCAGGTCACGCTGGTGATGCCGAAGGTCGAGATGGGGCAGGGCGTCTACACGTCGATCCCGATGCTGATCGCCGAGGAACTCGAGGTGCCGCTCGACAGCGTGGTGCTCGACCATGCGCCGGCCGACGCGAAGCACTACGGCGACCCGCTGCTGGGCGGTGGCCAGCTGACCGGCGGCTCGACCTCGATCCGCTATGCGTGGGAGCCGATGCGCCGCGCCGGCGCCACCGCGCGCACGCTGCTGGTGGCGGCGGCCGCGCAGCAGTGGAAGGTCGATCCGGCATCGTGCAGCGCGGCGAACGGCGAGGTGCTGCATGCGCCGAGCGGCCGTCGCGCGGGCTACGGCTCGCTGGTCGACGCCGCCGCGAAGCTGCCGGTACCGGCCAACGTGGCGCTGAAGAAGCCCGAGGCGTTCACGCTGATCGGCAAGCCGGTGAAGCGGCTCGATTCGCCCGAGAAGGTGGACGGCACCGCGCAGTTCGGCCTCGACGTGCGGCTGCCGGGCATGCTGTACGCGGCGATCGTCAACAGCCCGGTGTTCGGCGGCACCGTCGCGAGCGTCGACGACAGCGCGGCGAAGCGCGTGCCGGGCGTGCGCCAGGTGGTGCGCGTCGACAACGCGGTGGCGGTGGTGGGCGACCACACCTGGGCCGCCAAGCGCGGCGCCGCGGCGCTGGTGATCACCTGGCACGAAGGCGACGGCGCGCGCGTCTCGATGGACGACATCGTCGGCGATCTCGCGCGCGCGTCCGAGCGCCCCGGCGCCGTGGCGCGCAACGACGGCGACGTGGCCAAGGCGTTCGGCTCGGCCGGCGCGCGCATCGATTCGGTGTATCAGCAACCGTTCCTCGCGCACGCCACGATGGAGCCGGTCAACTGCACGGTCCACGTGCGCGGCGACGGTTGCGAGATCTGGGTCGGCACGCAGGTGCCGGGGTTCGCGGTCGATGCGGCGAAGCGCGTGACCGGCTTCGACGAGAGCCGCATCGTGCTGCACAACCATCTGCTCGGCGGCGGCTTCGGGCGGCGGCTCGAGACCGACATGATCGCGCAGGCGCTGAAGGTCGGCAAACAGGTGGGCGCGCCGGTCAAGGTGGTCTGGACGCGCGAGGAGGACATCCGCCACGACATGTACCGGCCTTACTACTATGACCGGATCTCGGCCGGCGTCGACGCGAACGGCAAGCCGGTGGCGTGGCAGCACCGCATCGTCGGCTCCTCGATCATGGCGCGCTTCGCGCCCGGCGCCGTGAAGAACGGCGTGGACAGCGACGCGGTGGAGGTGGCCGCCGACCTGCCCTACGAGATCCCGAACCAGCGCGTCGAATACGTGCGCCAGGAGCCGCGCCACGTGCCGACCGCGTTCTGGCGCGGCGTCGGCCCGACGCGCAGCGCGTTCGTGGTGGAGAGCTTCATCGACGAACTGGCGGTGCGCGCCAAGGCCGACCCGGTCGCTTATCGACGCTCGCTGCTGGGCCGCACGCCGCGTGCGCGCAACGTGCTCGACGTGGTCACGCGCGAGTCCGGCTGGGGGCAGGCGGTGCCGGCCGGACACGGGCGCGGCGTATCGGTGCTGCATGCGTTCGGCAGCTTCTTCAGCATGATCGTGGACGTGGCGGTGGCCGACGGCGAGGTCAGCGTCGAGCGCGTGGTCTGCGCCGTCGATTGCGGCATGGTGGTGAATCCCGACACGGTCGAGGCGCAGATCCAGGGCGGTATCGTGTTCGGCATCACCGCTGCGCTGTACGGCGAGATCACGATCCGCGACGGGCGTGTCGAGCAGAGCAACTTCACCGACTACCGGATGCTGCGCATCAACCAGACGCCGAAGATCGACGTGCATATCGTGAAGAGCACGGAGGCGCCGGGCGGGATCGGCGAGCCGGGCACCTCGGCGATCGCGGCGGCGGTGGCCAACGCGATCCACGCGGCCACGGGCAAGCGGCTTTACCGGCTGCCCGTCGGCGATCAACTGAAAACGGCATGA